From the Bacteroidia bacterium genome, one window contains:
- the uvrB gene encoding excinuclease ABC subunit UvrB has product MKAFQLESEYKPTGDQPDAIRQLVEGVERGDRYQTLLGVTGSGKTFTISNLIATVGKPTLVISHNKTLAAQLYGEFKSFFPHNAVEFFISYYDYYQPEAYIPSTDTYIEKDMAVNDEIDRLRLKATTALVEGRRDVVIIASVSCIYGIGSKNTYADQLVLIRLGEQIERNDFLRKLSSIHYVRNDFDFTRGTFRVRGDVIEIIQAFESEEVLRVEFFGDEIEALSLVDRMTGKVLEKVESAAVYPAKHFLTTDEELKRAIVDIEKELEERLEYFRSCGKYLEAQRLEQRTRYDLEMMKEIGYCSGVENYSRHLAGRAPGERPECLLDYFPDDFLMIIDESHQTLPQIRAMYNGDRVRKSTLVEHGFRLPSALDNRPLKFDEFEAMIRQCVFVSATPGPHELTQSGGVVVEQIIRPTGLLDPPMEVRPIKNQIDDLIAEIRDRAVKQERVLVTTLTKRMSEDLTEYLENIGIRVRYMHSDIDSLERVEILRDLRLGSFDVLVGVNLLREGLDLPEVSLVAILDADKEGFLRSESAIMQIAGRTARNADGRVIMYADRVTDSMRKVMDETRRRRDLQTSYNIENNINPETIRKSMEEILHSTAIADLKSRRDERIAERQKPRMVAEPVLRYMTSEQKRELLDQLQKEMMEAAKDLEFERAAQLRDEIQRISGQSAT; this is encoded by the coding sequence ATGAAAGCGTTTCAGCTCGAATCAGAATACAAACCGACCGGCGACCAACCGGATGCCATACGCCAGTTGGTGGAAGGCGTTGAGCGGGGAGACCGGTATCAGACCTTGTTGGGGGTCACCGGCAGCGGAAAGACCTTTACGATTTCCAATCTCATCGCGACGGTCGGAAAGCCGACCCTGGTCATCTCGCACAACAAAACACTCGCGGCACAACTATACGGAGAATTCAAGTCCTTTTTTCCGCATAACGCGGTAGAGTTCTTCATTTCCTACTACGATTACTATCAACCCGAGGCCTACATTCCCTCCACAGATACCTACATCGAGAAGGATATGGCGGTCAATGACGAGATTGACCGCCTGCGACTCAAGGCAACTACGGCGTTGGTGGAAGGACGCCGCGACGTCGTCATCATCGCATCGGTTTCCTGCATCTACGGCATCGGCTCGAAGAACACCTACGCCGATCAACTCGTACTTATCCGGCTGGGGGAGCAGATTGAGAGAAACGATTTCCTGCGCAAGCTCAGCAGCATCCATTATGTCCGTAATGATTTCGATTTCACGCGCGGTACCTTTCGGGTCCGGGGAGACGTCATCGAGATCATTCAGGCCTTCGAATCCGAGGAAGTGCTGCGAGTGGAGTTCTTCGGCGACGAGATCGAGGCGCTGTCGCTCGTCGACAGGATGACAGGGAAAGTCCTCGAGAAAGTGGAATCGGCGGCAGTGTATCCCGCGAAGCATTTTCTCACCACCGACGAAGAGCTCAAGCGCGCGATTGTTGACATAGAAAAGGAACTCGAGGAACGTCTGGAATATTTTCGCAGCTGCGGAAAATATCTCGAGGCGCAACGTCTCGAGCAGCGAACGCGTTACGATCTGGAAATGATGAAAGAAATCGGTTACTGCTCAGGAGTCGAGAATTATTCGCGCCACCTGGCCGGCAGAGCGCCAGGGGAACGCCCCGAGTGTCTGCTGGATTATTTTCCCGATGACTTCCTGATGATCATTGACGAATCGCACCAGACGCTTCCGCAAATCCGCGCCATGTACAACGGTGACAGAGTGCGAAAAAGCACGCTCGTCGAGCACGGCTTCCGCTTGCCGTCGGCGCTTGACAACAGACCATTGAAATTTGATGAATTTGAAGCGATGATACGGCAATGTGTGTTCGTCAGCGCGACTCCGGGGCCACACGAACTCACGCAATCCGGTGGTGTCGTTGTTGAGCAAATCATCCGGCCCACAGGCCTGCTCGACCCGCCGATGGAAGTCCGACCGATCAAAAATCAGATTGACGATCTGATCGCTGAAATACGGGACCGTGCGGTAAAACAGGAGCGCGTGCTTGTCACCACGCTGACGAAGCGCATGTCCGAAGATTTGACGGAGTATCTGGAAAATATTGGTATACGCGTACGCTATATGCACTCCGATATCGATTCACTGGAGCGCGTGGAAATTCTCCGCGACTTGCGTCTCGGAAGCTTCGACGTACTGGTCGGCGTCAACCTGCTGCGCGAGGGACTGGATCTGCCGGAGGTGTCGCTCGTCGCCATTCTGGACGCGGACAAGGAGGGCTTCCTTCGCAGCGAGAGCGCCATTATGCAGATTGCCGGACGCACAGCGCGAAACGCGGACGGGCGCGTCATCATGTACGCCGACCGCGTCACGGATTCGATGCGCAAGGTCATGGATGAAACCCGGCGCCGACGGGATCTGCAGACGAGCTACAACATCGAGAATAACATCAATCCCGAGACAATCAGGAAATCGATGGAGGAAATTCTGCACTCCACCGCTATTGCCGATCTCAAGTCGCGTCGCGACGAACGAATAGCCGAGAGACAGAAGCCGCGCATGGTAGCTGAACCCGTTCTCCGCTACATGACGAGCGAGCAGAAGCGGGAACTGCTCGACCAGCTTCAGAAAGAAATGATGGAAGCCGCGAAAGACCTGGAGTTCGAACGCGCCGCGCAGTTGCGCGATGAGATACAGCGCATATCGGGCCAATCTGCCACATAG
- a CDS encoding SDR family oxidoreductase, producing MPERQRVLITGAAGFLGWNIARGLTSVGVDVTGAWHQALPDRSVAASWVRFDLEMVGSVMPGLLRNFDAVVHCAAIASRAACDADPAQAQLINTTSARIIAECCAAAGVRLIHISTDLVFDGSDGPYHENAATSPVSVYGVTKAAAETAIHRIHPDAHSIRTALMYGPGPFNREGAMLAWTLSALRDGRPLRLYTNQYRSLLYAPDVAQLVRVLLHEEIAPGIIHAGGPERLSRYEAGCRIAAAYGFSTEGISATVLERKPPLSSTDDCSLDCSKTIERTGIQFTTVYDGLAAMRSM from the coding sequence ATGCCGGAACGGCAGCGAGTTCTCATTACCGGTGCAGCCGGCTTTCTGGGCTGGAACATCGCCCGCGGATTGACTTCCGTCGGGGTAGACGTGACGGGTGCGTGGCATCAAGCACTGCCGGACCGATCCGTCGCCGCATCGTGGGTGCGTTTCGACCTTGAGATGGTCGGATCAGTCATGCCGGGTCTTCTTCGCAATTTCGATGCTGTCGTTCACTGTGCCGCGATCGCGTCCAGAGCTGCCTGCGATGCCGATCCCGCCCAGGCGCAATTGATCAACACCACCTCCGCCCGCATCATTGCCGAGTGCTGCGCTGCTGCTGGTGTTCGCCTCATTCACATTTCGACGGATCTGGTTTTTGACGGTTCCGACGGCCCATACCACGAGAATGCCGCAACCTCACCAGTGTCGGTGTACGGTGTGACCAAAGCCGCTGCTGAAACGGCGATACACCGCATACACCCAGATGCGCATAGTATCCGTACGGCGCTGATGTACGGCCCCGGACCATTCAACCGAGAAGGTGCCATGTTGGCCTGGACACTGAGCGCACTCAGGGACGGACGTCCTTTGCGTCTGTACACGAATCAATACCGTTCACTGTTGTATGCCCCCGATGTGGCGCAGTTGGTTCGTGTCCTTCTGCATGAGGAGATCGCGCCGGGGATCATCCATGCCGGAGGACCGGAGCGACTGTCCCGCTACGAAGCGGGTTGCCGTATCGCAGCGGCGTATGGCTTTTCCACGGAAGGAATCTCGGCAACAGTTCTCGAACGAAAGCCGCCCCTGAGCTCTACGGATGACTGTTCTCTCGATTGTTCGAAAACAATCGAGAGAACCGGTATTCAATTCACCACTGTGTACGATGGGCTCGCGGCGATGAGATCCATGTGA
- a CDS encoding DEAD/DEAH box helicase yields the protein MTDELRPQQEPDIEVLYEPDNPLPDFTFTDLPAALSSLVQGLGWFTPTPVQRKAIPYVMAGRDIIVQARTGSGKTAAYLLPIIQRIDTTQAWCQALILTPTRELAKQVHDVLMQLVGDSGIRSALVYGGVRYNAQIRDLKEGAHIIVGTPGRVLDHLYRGTLTLMRVKMLVLDEADEMLSMGFYPSMRKLRKQLPEKRHTCMFSATMPYHVEQLAHEFLQNPDRLSLSRGNQSVSQLEHLYYLSPALQKDRVLVRLLEYENPESAIIFTNTKRDAEYLSTFIKNYGIEAQHLTGDLPQSKRERLMDNLRSGELRLLIATDVAARGIDISDLSHVFLYDIPEHVEVYVHRSGRTARAGKTGIAITICEQFQEKKLLGIAKRYGFSIEKSELPSDDALQQRLAERLTVHLEQQMIDLAIMDRERAQRFSSLAETMAQDEDLRPLLAMLLDRSYVQGLHGRVYEGKPRSAATEAVQGTPEGATRDSKKKRKRRGTPRPEDASASETASTVPPGE from the coding sequence ATGACAGACGAGCTTCGTCCCCAACAAGAGCCCGACATAGAGGTCTTGTACGAACCGGATAATCCCCTGCCCGATTTCACCTTCACCGATCTCCCCGCTGCATTATCCTCACTGGTACAAGGTCTTGGTTGGTTCACCCCCACCCCCGTGCAGCGCAAGGCTATACCGTACGTCATGGCGGGCAGAGACATAATCGTCCAAGCGCGCACCGGCAGTGGGAAAACAGCGGCGTACCTGCTCCCGATTATCCAGCGCATCGACACCACGCAGGCCTGGTGTCAGGCGCTCATTCTCACGCCCACCCGCGAATTGGCCAAGCAGGTTCACGACGTTCTGATGCAACTCGTCGGTGACTCGGGTATCCGTTCAGCCCTCGTCTATGGAGGCGTGCGTTACAATGCGCAGATTCGCGATCTGAAAGAAGGCGCGCATATCATCGTGGGCACACCGGGCCGCGTGCTGGATCACCTCTACCGCGGCACACTCACACTGATGCGCGTGAAGATGCTTGTACTGGACGAGGCGGATGAAATGCTTTCGATGGGCTTTTATCCTTCGATGCGCAAACTCCGAAAGCAATTACCGGAAAAACGGCACACCTGCATGTTTTCGGCAACAATGCCGTATCATGTCGAGCAGCTCGCGCATGAGTTTCTGCAGAATCCCGACCGCCTGAGTCTGAGCAGAGGTAATCAATCCGTCTCCCAGCTCGAGCATTTGTACTATCTCTCGCCGGCGTTGCAAAAGGATCGGGTCCTTGTCCGTCTGCTTGAATACGAGAATCCGGAATCCGCAATCATTTTCACCAACACCAAGCGCGACGCCGAATATCTCTCGACGTTCATCAAGAATTACGGCATCGAAGCGCAGCATTTGACCGGCGACCTGCCGCAAAGTAAGCGCGAACGGCTGATGGATAACCTTCGAAGCGGAGAACTGCGCCTGCTTATCGCCACCGATGTCGCAGCGCGCGGCATTGATATCAGCGATTTGAGCCATGTGTTTCTCTATGACATTCCTGAACACGTCGAGGTGTATGTCCATCGGTCGGGGCGCACCGCCCGCGCCGGAAAAACAGGGATTGCCATCACCATTTGCGAGCAATTTCAGGAGAAAAAGCTTCTGGGTATCGCCAAACGCTATGGTTTCAGTATAGAAAAAAGCGAATTACCATCCGATGACGCGCTGCAGCAGAGATTGGCGGAACGGCTCACCGTCCATCTCGAACAGCAGATGATTGATCTTGCGATCATGGACAGGGAGCGGGCACAGCGCTTCTCTTCGCTCGCGGAGACGATGGCGCAGGACGAAGACCTCCGCCCTCTCCTTGCCATGCTTCTCGATCGTTCCTATGTGCAAGGGCTGCATGGACGCGTCTATGAGGGCAAGCCCCGATCCGCCGCAACGGAAGCCGTCCAGGGCACACCCGAGGGCGCAACGCGGGATAGCAAGAAAAAGCGCAAGCGTCGCGGCACACCGCGTCCGGAAGATGCGTCTGCAAGCGAGACTGCCTCCACGGTTCCGCCGGGCGAGTGA
- the clpX gene encoding ATP-dependent Clp protease ATP-binding subunit ClpX: MSTRKSDTIKCSFCGRSSRDVESIIAGPDVYICNQCVLSSVDILKSNAAAFNTSSAKSRKLRAPAQIKKALDDYVIGQESAKKTLAVAVYNHYKRLESKQFFSDDDVEIEKSNILLIGPTGTGKTLLARTLARILDVPFAIADATTLTESGYVGDDVESILVHLLQNAEYSVQRAEQGIIYIDEIDKIARKSENVSITRDVSGEGVQQALLKILEGSIVGVPPKGGRKHPEQPLININTKDILFICGGAFEGLETIVQRRTGKVPVGFGSDATAMNKHDRLHVLSHVEPDDMLRFGLIPELIGRLPVMSVLHPISREGLRNILTQPKNALVKQYKKLFEMEGVELEFDHDALEAIVDKALERGTGARALRSILEKAMMDIMYHLPSREQVSRCFISRDTIDNGADPVLSFSEQKRSA, encoded by the coding sequence ATGAGTACACGGAAATCTGATACCATCAAATGCTCCTTTTGCGGACGTTCATCACGTGACGTGGAGAGCATTATCGCCGGCCCCGATGTGTACATATGCAATCAATGTGTATTGAGTTCGGTGGACATTCTTAAAAGCAATGCCGCCGCCTTTAACACGTCATCGGCGAAATCCCGGAAGCTGCGAGCACCTGCGCAGATCAAGAAAGCCCTGGATGACTATGTTATCGGGCAGGAGAGTGCGAAGAAGACGCTTGCTGTCGCCGTCTATAATCACTACAAGCGCCTGGAATCGAAGCAGTTTTTCAGTGATGATGATGTGGAGATCGAGAAAAGCAATATTCTCCTCATCGGTCCAACGGGAACAGGGAAAACCCTTCTGGCCAGAACGCTCGCGCGCATTCTCGATGTACCATTCGCGATAGCTGATGCCACGACGTTGACCGAGTCCGGCTACGTCGGCGATGATGTCGAGTCCATTCTCGTGCATTTATTGCAGAACGCGGAGTATAGCGTACAGCGTGCCGAACAAGGTATTATCTACATTGACGAGATAGACAAGATTGCCCGTAAGAGCGAAAATGTATCCATCACACGCGATGTTTCGGGTGAAGGTGTTCAGCAGGCTCTGTTGAAAATCCTCGAGGGCTCCATCGTTGGCGTGCCGCCCAAAGGAGGCCGCAAACATCCGGAACAGCCCTTGATAAACATCAATACCAAAGATATTCTCTTTATCTGCGGTGGCGCTTTCGAAGGTCTGGAAACAATTGTTCAACGCAGAACCGGCAAGGTGCCGGTCGGTTTCGGATCCGATGCCACAGCGATGAACAAGCACGACAGGCTGCATGTTCTTTCGCATGTGGAGCCGGACGACATGCTGCGTTTCGGTCTCATCCCCGAACTGATCGGGCGTCTCCCGGTTATGTCCGTGCTGCATCCGATTTCGCGGGAAGGATTACGTAATATCCTCACCCAGCCGAAGAACGCTCTGGTAAAGCAATATAAGAAGCTGTTTGAGATGGAAGGTGTCGAACTCGAATTCGATCACGATGCCCTCGAAGCTATCGTTGACAAAGCCCTGGAACGTGGCACGGGTGCTCGCGCCTTACGTTCCATTCTGGAGAAGGCGATGATGGACATCATGTATCATCTGCCCTCGCGTGAACAGGTATCACGCTGCTTCATTTCCCGCGACACCATCGATAACGGTGCCGATCCCGTGCTCTCCTTCAGTGAGCAGAAGCGCTCCGCCTGA